ATTTTTTATCAGTAAACTTACAGAAACAGATGAAACGGTTATACGGACCCTAGATGCAGATCAGACTTCCATGAAGTCAGTGATGAGACAAGCTTGTTCTGATGAGCATGAAGTTGGACTGATGGCCTTTGCTTAACTGTTGTGCTTAACTGATATAGCTACCCTAGGCCAACAGAAAGAGGCTCCTGGTTATCGAATGGGCTCTATTACCTATGCCTGAGACTCAATCCAGACCTGCTTCTCTACCTTCACAGCGCCAACGAATTGTCGAGACCTTCTACCACTATCCCACGGTCACCAGGAAGAACCACTAGGCCGGAATCTACAGGCGCAACCAGCGCAATCATACGCCGTCAGCAAGTTTCTGGAGCCCAGGCGCGCAGGAGCGACAGAGGAGACAGGTTTATggataaaaaaaaagtggCCCGAAGTCAAATATGCTTGCCACCAGCCAAGTTTTCTGCCAGAAGAAATGAATGTAATTGAAATACTTTAAGAGACTTTAGTCGATCTTCATGGCTCAATAACGGCGTTGTTGATTTTTGCTCTCAGAATGCTATATGGTACTTGGATAGTGGCAGCCTGCTGCAATATATATTAAGAGAGGGTACCCAGAGCTCAAGAACATTTCCGTTGAAATGAATGTCATTCTTTTTTAAAAGTAGTATTACTTCTACAACTACTCTGACAGCGTTTCTATTGGTACACGGGATGATGATACAGCGAATTCAACATTAACTTAAGACCATCCACCCCACCACTCCCTAACAAACCAACATGCTTCGTCAGTgtcctcatcagcatcagcaccagGACCAGCACAGCCGCTGCTCTTCCGCACAACTCCTACATCAGTCAGCCATTCGAGCACCATGAGCACCTCCCAATCACCCATTGTCGGCTTAATCGCGCTGGCCAACCGTTTCGCGGATATACCCGGTCTCACGGCAACAGTGCCAACGATGGCGCCGACGGCAAGATCCCAAAGGACCTGGATAAAACCTCCATGGATATCAAGCCACAGAGGGTATTTCTCGGGGGCAGAGACTGTTCCCGCTCCTGTCCCCGTATCGTCGGTAGAGGTAATAATAGGAATACGCGGCGGACAGGGCGGTGGGATAGTGGACGCCTTCTCGGAGACCGGGTTACTCGTGACATATCTCCCAGCAACCGGGTAGACATCGACCGGGAAGCGGAGTTTATCTTTGTTCATCATGCGCGTGAGGTACCCACCTTCTGTAAGGCCAAATTTGTCCCGAGGGGGATCGCGCGGGGCCAACTTGATCCGGCCTTCAGAGAAAAGGTTGATTAGGGCTAGGATgtcgccgtcttcggcgTTAAAGGCGACACTAAAGACGCCTTGTTGGGTCAGTGCCGGGTCGAGAGTCTCGGTCTTGAATTTAGACGCGCGTCGGACGTCAGTTGCTTCAATGGGCCGTTTCTTGCTGAGAGTCTGGATAAAGTAGTCTGTGATGTCGTAGTTACGGCCCGGGACAACGCGGCCCTTGTTCGCCTGTGAAATAACCCGCTCTGTTATGAGAGATTGAAGTGCGTTGTTTAGCAGGCTATTGTCGATGCGGGATAGGGTATCCCGGGCGTCTGCAGCACGGTAAACTTCGGCCGGAGTGAAGACGTTTGCTCGAACGCATGTCTTCACTGCCTCGAAGCGAGAAAGCTCTAGGCGCCGTCGCGAACAGTAGCGGCCTACCTCGTACGGCAGCGGAGCGGCAAACGCTATGTTCGATATCAACTGTTTCTTGCGATTAAGGGTGACTGCCGTTGTCGTTTGGTATAGTTCATCCAATGAACCTAGTGGTTCCTCGCGGAGCTCGAATATATTGTCGAATTGCTCCCTTGTGGCAGGAAGATCCGGAGTCCGGTCTGACTTCGGGACATCTAGATTCGCGTTGGCCCACTCAATAACTGCGTTCCAGTCGTACCCTTCAAGATTGTTGTAGTCAATTTGCGGGACTTCATTGTTCGCGTACGCGTCGACGAATCGTTCTTGAAAGTCATACTGCATCTTCGCGATTTGCAGTCGGTTTTTAGCCAAGAAAATCTTGCCTTTATCTTGTATCACCTTCGAATCTTGCTCCGGAAAGCAACACGATACTAAGGGCCAGTCGACAATGTTGCCGTTGGAGCCTCCAGCTAATGCACGTACGGCGACAATTGCCGTCATCAGTTTCTGGTAAGACGAACGTGAGAAAGGCAGCGGAAGCCGATTACGGCGGAGCTGTGTTCGACTAGCCGACGGGGATGTAGATTCGTTTCCACTTGCCAACATCTCGTTCAATTTTTCCAGGCGACGTGGTCGAGGAGGCGGGGGAGGATTATAATGGCGCATGCGCATTGCGTCgcgaggtggaggtggcggaAATACAGAATGCTCTTCCAAGGTGAATGCTGGTGAAGAACCTGTCTGACGCCGTGTGCCGACAGCCGGTTCCTCATAGATGAAACCCATTTCCTCAGGATGAAATCGGATACCACCCTCGATTGGAGCACTTTCGAAAGAATCTCTAATTCCATGATTGATGTAACGTACATCCTTGCTTCTCTCCTGCAGGAGTCTTTCATTTTGAAGCTCCCACCGAAGAATCGCGTTGGTGTCTCGGATGAAGTCCCTTGATCTCGAGTCAGTCTCTCCCGGGATACGTATATTACGTCTCCCAGCTTGCATGAGTTGATCGTCGAGTGAATGGGGCAGATGAGCCTCTTGCTTGCGCGTCGAACGGTTGTGGCTTGATCTTTGAATAGACCTTGACATAAAGAGAGCTGCTAGGCCTGCATTGGTAGAGAATGTCCCGTTGTTTGGACTAAATGTTTGATATGGGTTCATTAGCATCAACGTTGCGCGTGCCATTAATACTTGCTTCGCGCGGCTTTGAGGGGCTCTAGCCAAACTGAAAGTCGCCAGGCCTGCATCTGTCGAAAAAGTCCCATTCAGCGGGTTAAAGGATTGAGCCGGACTCATCAACATCGCGTACGGTGCCAACAAAGACAAAGAGAAATTGATGCGTTTCAGCTGGCGATTATCAACAGTCTGGATGCTGGAAGGACGATGTCTCCTTCCGCCGTGTTTACGGAGAGCCCCAAAGCTGGGGTCATCCGTAAACAAGGGAGCCATCCCAGGTCCTGAAGAAGGTATATACCAATCAGGACGTGGCCGTGACAAAAGTCTGATGACACCTGACGGGCGTACTTCTTGCATGCTCTCCCGCATTTGCTCGATTTCCAGACGCCGATTCAGTCTTCGTTGGATAGTAGccccctttctcttctccaaggCCTGGACAAGCGCCGGTTTGTTATGCAGCTGCACAGTGAGGCCGGGTTCGACGGGGATTTCACCCCCCCTAACAAGCTTAGATCCAGTCCCTTGTTTGGTGAGGTTCGGGTCAACGTCAACGCCAGGCGGGAAATAATGTCGGGCACCTGATGCTAATATCTTCTCCTGCATCTCTTTTATGACCGGGTCATCTGGTGCTAATTCCGCCTTACAAATGATGGTCTTCGTAACCATGACTCCTTTGCTGTCTTTACCACAAAAGGTCTGTTGCCGAAGTTTCCCAGCATCTACCAAGTGCTTTACCGCATTTCTGAGCGTGCGCATATCGGGCTTCTCTTTGTACTTGGTTTTCATCCAGGCTGTCACAAAAGGATACCAAAGCTCAGAACCCATTGGAAAAGCACCTCCTGCCTTCTCCACAAGGTCCATGACAATTCTTCTTCGCAAAAACGCAACCGAGCCTCCTTTATCTACAAGCTTTGATCGTGTAGCTCTCCTTGATGATGTTTCAGGAGTTGGTGTTGCATTGGATGCGGAAGTCTCAGTCTGAAAAGCAGCAGGCGTTGCTGACTGCAGTCTTGACGGTACAGGAGAAGATGCAATGATGGGGGCTTTGGCTACGGTGCCAGAAACCGTCGCAAGGGGGGCACCATCTTGCAACTGCGGCGATTCCAGCGTCCCATTTTGACCTGTTGGGGTTTCAATGGCTGATTGAGAAACAAACAACGTATTTTCGCTGCGTGCTGACTGTGAATATTGCACAGGTCTGGAGGACTTGGGTGATGATTTTATCGAGTTCGCAGCAAATTCACCATTTTCTTGTGGATATAGCAGAGATTTTGAtgctttgctggcttgtcGAGTAGTAAGCTTTCGACGAGGGCCTTTTGGACCATCTCCATCAGTTGTTGGCATGTCATGTGAAAGCTTAGCAGATTGTCCGCCCCGTTTACGAACATGGATAACATCTTGATGTCCACTTTCAGGGGACAGggttctcttcctctttccttgAATGCGAGACGGCGTCTGAGCTTCGTGCGCGTGTGCTTCCGATGCTTGCCCATCAGCAAAAATGTCCTCGGCAACTAGCTCCTGAGAACTCCTGAAACCGTTGCTAATGCGACCAGTACGACGGAGCTTTCGAGCCTTTGGAGACAAGGTACCTGACTCCGAGCCAGAGTCATGTTGATGGGATCTTTTTGTTCCATGCACAACATTTGTTTCCTCCGCGCTCCTTGGTGGAGCACCCCGAACAGCAGTTGCTGACAAGCGCGGATCAATGGTGAAAGGTTCAGGCGACTGAGATGCAGCCCGGGTGATATCCAGGCTTTCATTGTCTGTTCGAAACCATGGGAGGTCTAGCAACTTGGTAGACTTGAATACCGCAACTCGACTAGTGGGTGGACGCCCTCGTTCCTTGCCAGCTGGCTTCCGTCGGCCCCGTGGAGTAATATAAACTCCAGGACCTTGGCGGTCTATAAGCAGAACACTATATTCGGTCCACGATTCATCGAGGCCCATAGCTTTGAGTTTCTCCAACTCAGACATTCCAGCAAAGTTTTGGGATTCACGTTTAATCTTTCGGGGACGCTTTGGTACTGGCGTACTGGCTAAGTTTGCGTCTACACTGGACGCCCGTTCTCTTTCAACTTCCAGCAGCGAAGTTGTATCTGGAGTAGCCAGTCTTCCAGCTGGTGACTGCACAGAATGTCCTTTGATTCCATACTGGATAGCTAGGCGAGACAAACAGGAGTCAGCATTATCTCCTGAGGGAGAAATTCGAGGACTTACCGTATGTGCCATCATCTAATTCTACAGCCTTGGGGTCGCTACTCGAGATGTTGTAATCCTTTGGTTTAACAACCCACATGCAGTCGGAGAGAGAGCAATCGCCATTCTTCACCAAGTCGCTAGCTGGGACGTCCTGGGGGAGCCCGTAAGCATCAAGCTGTGGTTCGGCGTGTACGGGCGGAATGGAAACGGTGTTCGATCTGTTATTCCTTGGGATGAACTCAACGGCTTCCCATGAGgactctccagcttcaaccAATTTGCCAAAGTTCCTCGCAGAGTAGTGGATGTAATGCGTAATGGTGCGTTGCAGAGCCGTGTCACGCACGAGAGCGAGGTGGCGTAAGTGTGGAGGTTGCGACAGCTGCCAACATTCAGACAGACGGGCCAATGTGTTTTCCAACGGTCGGCGCCAGAGCACTCCGGAAAAGGTTCTTATGACATCCTGCGTTTATTAGAATCGAGGCTAACGACGAAGAACATTGACTTACAGAGTTGGTAGACCCCATAGTCCCTGCTCGGTCAACAACTTCAAATAATTGGTTATGGATGACTCGGTCAGGGCTCCAGAGGGGAAGAACACGCCCAGAAGCCTCCACGCCTTGTTCTCCTTCCATCGCTCGGATATCTCCTACGGCGGGCGCTTCTCCGGTtgcctcttctccctctgcgTCATCCTCAAATTCGGCTTCGTCATTCTGTTTGATGTCTGAATACATATGAATGCTGAAATCGTGGAACAATTCAATGTCCTTCGCCGTGGGTTCTCGCACAAGCATTACACAAGGGTGGTACTTCTTCATGGTCTTAGCATACTGCGACATGGCTTTGACCCGTTTGACTACGCCTATGCGCTCGAACTTGCGCAGTGCACGAGAGAGAACCTTCCAATGCCAGTGATCGTTGAAGCCCAGCACTCTCTTCAGATCGTTGCGCGAGATGATTTTATGCTCTCGCAAGATTCCGAAAAGCGTGTCGGTGAACGAATTGAAATCAATCATCTTGACGGCATTTGGTCCATCTTCAGAAGTGCCGGCGGCTGATTTTCCGGCATCTTGCGATACGAACTTGCGCAGTGTGCAGAGGCTGGTACGAGCACCCTTCAGTTGGATGGCTCTCTTTTCGATATACCCCTTTTGTTGCAGAACATCCGTCCGTTTCGGTACTGATCTTTTGTCCTGGCCGCTGAGTTTTATCAAGTCTGGCTGGGATATCCCACTAGACTTCCGAGAGGCAATGATAGAGAGAAGCGCGAACTCCATGGGAAGAACTTTGGTGTCATCGGGTTCATGGCCGGTGATGGCGAGCCATGTTCGCTCCAAGGAGACAAACACATTCAGCGGTTTCTCCTCCGCATTGTTAATCGCGTGTTGACGCCTTTCGGCCTGTTCAAGGCTCAGCCCATTCCCCTCCCGGCCCTTTCCTACTGAAACTTCAGGATTCTTGGTGAGCCACTGCCAGACTTTCTCCTGGAATCGCCTGTCAACAACTGGTGCGTGGCCAGAGCCATCTTTTGCGCATTTAGCATAGAATAAGTTAATGAATGATAAGATGTCTGCGGTCGATGCGCCTAAAGAGTGTCAACCGATTTGCGGACATTTAGATAGAAAACCCCATTGGGCGGGGCGGGTGCAGGGGTGGATCTTTATCACGAAAAGCTTCAATGTACCACTGACCTTGAGTGCCGCAGAGCGCAATCTCTGCAAGCAAGAAATCAATCAAGTCTCGTAGGCTAGGAGCCATGGCACGTCCATATCCTCATGTGCTATGATATCGGTTTGCTTTCCAAGTAAGTGCGCATGTTATGAACGAGATAAAACTTgccaccaaaaaaaaaacgtTGGCACAAATGAAGAGAAAGCGCGATTCGAACCGCCGTCGTGGGAGAGAAAAAGTCGAACGTAGGTGGGGTGACGACTACCTACACGTGACTTGTTCATTGACGAttttatgcctcaggcaaGGTTCTTGATTTGCGGGAGAGTTATACGCTTGGAAGAATACAAAGATCTATAACTGTTATATACACACCTTATGGGCATCCTTATACTGCCTGGAAGAACCAGTATAAATTCAGGCTGAGAAATATCCGGACTGTCAACAGCTCTCTGTCGGGATTGATGTGACTATTTGCTGCAGGAACGAGAATGGTAGCAATAAACATCTCCAAAACTATTATCAAAATACTAGCTTATATATCTTGGTAATATATATTGATCGTCTTCGCTCAAGTACGTACTATCACTTTTCATAGTAAAATCCTCCCGCGCAGCTCAGCTTGCAGTCTATGGCATGGTTCAGCAAACTAGGGAAAGGTCAGCCGCTCGTCTTATTGTCTTTGTGAGGTTTAACTGGGACACTCCCAAAGTCAGCAGCGACAAGGAAATTCTGTTAAGACCTGCGGAAACCCATCTTCATTGGGTTATGGGTACTTCCATCTTCATTACGAACGACCTCGGCAGTGTTTCAGTATCTAGATCCTGGGGAGAGAGGATATGTCCCGCAGGCCTGAGCAATTTGCATTCGGGGAATCCACAGAAATAGCTGCGACGTTCCCATAATCCGTCTTGATGACAGGGGTCTTCGAAGGGTTTTCGAGAGCCTTTGCTTCAAACCCCGGCTAGTTGCAATTCTCCTGACCCCTGAGTCTATAACGGTCGACTGTCCGATCCGCCTGTGAACGAGCGTTCGTTATACCAGCATGCTGCACCCTTCTTAGCTCCATGAGTGTACAGGAAGGCCCAAAGCGACTGATTGCCGGGTGGATAAATATAGAGCATCCGGATCGAcgtaattaccagcat
This sequence is a window from Aspergillus nidulans FGSC A4 chromosome IV. Protein-coding genes within it:
- a CDS encoding putative TFIIIC transcription initiation factor complex subunits Tfc3 (transcript_id=CADANIAT00000091), coding for MAPSLRDLIDFLLAEIALCGTQDGSGHAPVVDRRFQEKVWQWLTKNPEVSVGKGREGNGLSLEQAERRQHAINNAEEKPLNVFVSLERTWLAITGHEPDDTKVLPMEFALLSIIASRKSSGISQPDLIKLSGQDKRSVPKRTDVLQQKGYIEKRAIQLKGARTSLCTLRKFVSQDAGKSAAGTSEDGPNAVKMIDFNSFTDTLFGILREHKIISRNDLKRVLGFNDHWHWKVLSRALRKFERIGVVKRVKAMSQYAKTMKKYHPCVMLVREPTAKDIELFHDFSIHMYSDIKQNDEAEFEDDAEGEEATGEAPAVGDIRAMEGEQGVEASGRVLPLWSPDRVIHNQLFEVVDRAGTMGSTNSLSQPPHLRHLALVRDTALQRTITHYIHYSARNFGKLVEAGESSWEAVEFIPRNNRSNTVSIPPVHAEPQLDAYGLPQDVPASDLVKNGDCSLSDCMWVVKPKDYNISSSDPKAVELDDGTYAIQYGIKGHSVQSPAGRLATPDTTSLLEVERERASSVDANLASTPVPKRPRKIKRESQNFAGMSELEKLKAMGLDESWTEYSVLLIDRQGPGVYITPRGRRKPAGKERGRPPTSRVAVFKSTKLLDLPWFRTDNESLDITRAASQSPEPFTIDPRLSATAVRGAPPRSAEETNVVHGTKRSHQHDSGSESGTLSPKARKLRRTGRISNGFRSSQELVAEDIFADGQASEAHAHEAQTPSRIQGKRKRTLSPESGHQDVIHVRKRGGQSAKLSHDMPTTDGDGPKGPRRKLTTRQASKASKSLLYPQENGEFAANSIKSSPKSSRPVQYSQSARSENTLFVSQSAIETPTGQNGTLESPQLQDGAPLATVSGTVAKAPIIASSPVPSRLQSATPAAFQTETSASNATPTPETSSRRATRSKLVDKGGSVAFLRRRIVMDLVEKAGGAFPMGSELWYPFVTAWMKTKYKEKPDMRTLRNAVKHLVDAGKLRQQTFCGKDSKGVMVTKTIICKAELAPDDPVIKEMQEKILASGARHYFPPGVDVDPNLTKQGTGSKLVRGGEIPVEPGLTVQLHNKPALVQALEKRKGATIQRRLNRRLEIEQMRESMQEVRPSGVIRLLSRPRPDWYIPSSGPGMAPLFTDDPSFGALRKHGGRRHRPSSIQTVDNRQLKRINFSLSLLAPYAMLMSPAQSFNPLNGTFSTDAGLATFSLARAPQSRAKQVLMARATLMLMNPYQTFSPNNGTFSTNAGLAALFMSRSIQRSSHNRSTRKQEAHLPHSLDDQLMQAGRRNIRIPGETDSRSRDFIRDTNAILRWELQNERLLQERSKDVRYINHGIRDSFESAPIEGGIRFHPEEMGFIYEEPAVGTRRQTGSSPAFTLEEHSVFPPPPPRDAMRMRHYNPPPPPRPRRLEKLNEMLASGNESTSPSASRTQLRRNRLPLPFSRSSYQKLMTAIVAVRALAGGSNGNIVDWPLVSCCFPEQDSKVIQDKGKIFLAKNRLQIAKMQYDFQERFVDAYANNEVPQIDYNNLEGYDWNAVIEWANANLDVPKSDRTPDLPATREQFDNIFELREEPLGSLDELYQTTTAVTLNRKKQLISNIAFAAPLPYEVGRYCSRRRLELSRFEAVKTCVRANVFTPAEVYRAADARDTLSRIDNSLLNNALQSLITERVISQANKGRVVPGRNYDITDYFIQTLSKKRPIEATDVRRASKFKTETLDPALTQQGVFSVAFNAEDGDILALINLFSEGRIKLAPRDPPRDKFGLTEGGYLTRMMNKDKLRFPVDVYPVAGRYVTSNPVSEKASTIPPPCPPRIPIITSTDDTGTGAGTVSAPEKYPLWLDIHGGFIQVLWDLAVGAIVGTVAVRPGISAKRLASAIKPTMGDWEVLMVLEWLTDVGVVRKSSGCAGPGADADEDTDEACWFVREWWGGWS